A segment of the Amblyomma americanum isolate KBUSLIRL-KWMA chromosome 6, ASM5285725v1, whole genome shotgun sequence genome:
GTCCAATAGGGCCTATGTATTTTTGTCTCGTTAACGTGGGCGGTAATGAGAACAAAATCTCTGCTGCCCCGACCAGGTATTTTAGCTTCTGCATTTTGAGCTCAGGACACCAGAAGAATGTAGTGAAAAAGTAGAAATGGCTGAGTGATGGCTCTTTCTTTTGTGCTTTCATGTTTTACAGGGCAAAGTGTCCTAAGCGACGCACCTCACAATTTTTCATATTGCATGAATGACTTATGATAACTCCATCTGCAGCTCATGCCACGTAGAAAGCTGCATACAGCACTTGTCAGCGGACCGAGTGCTTTTCGTGAGATGGGAACAGTCGTAGTAGTAGTTAAGCCATTTCGCCATGAGACGCCATCAAGTATATCATAGACCACTATGCTGCACTACATTACATCAAGCTCAATGACAACTAGGATAACGGGCTTGTAGTTCCCAAAATTGTGTCTAagttcagcttcgctggccactagtATGCACAAATCTTAACCacagcttgttttttttattttattctttgtgcCTTGTTATTACGGGCGATTTGCATTATGGATATTTTTGAtcaggaaccaaagtgtccatactAACAAGGCATGTAGTACACTCACTCATGGCATTCGCGATGTCGTCAGAGACTCTGCTGAACACCATGTTGAAGGCCTGTTGCACGTTGCCTTCCAAAGTCCTGTTTAGGACTCCCTGCCAGAAGCGGCCATCGACCACACCGCCAACGAGCTGATCCTGGCGCACCGTGCTCCTGGCGCGAACACCGGCAGTGAACACGGtcaacaggagcagcacagccAGTGCGCAGAACCTGCCGTGTCCATAACGTGCCATGGCTTCCTTCTGGCTGCACTGCAAAAGAGGGATCCTATTTAGCTTACAGGTTGCAACACTGGAACATCAAGCACTTGCGAGGTCGATCTTGTAGCATCCGTTACAGAAGAAGCAAtttgtgctgcttttaaataccCGCCTGCATGTAACTTCTACATATTTGTGCACTCGGCCAATTCTTTCACACTACCACCGGAGTGTCGAACAAACGGCTGTATACAGCGCTCTGTGATGAAGCGGAGCGGCATAACAGGATGAAAACGGCACTTTGCGCATATTCAGGCCACTGTATGGCTGTTTGACACTCGGGTGATACTGTGAAAGTATTGGCCGGGTGTACCTTACAGCTCTCGTCTTTTTGGTCTGTCTTGACTGTTATGAACGTAAGAGTGCCCGCTTTACCACCGTTACACAACCACCGCGACTTGCCAACTTCATTTTTGGTGAAGTATCTACCTATGTATACATAGCGCcaaattctgaaaaaaagaaataactaaGGTTCATACGAGCCTGTACAGCTGACTTCCGCCTCATTTATTGATGGCTAGCATGGCTAGCGGTTACAGTGTTTGAGTGACAAATTTTGCCTCTGTTTTTATTGTGGTCTTTGCTCGCACGCTGTGGTATATATATACTGAAGCATGCATGTGCAGGGTTggcacttttttgtttgtttgagcCAACAGCTGAATGTTAGTGCTGTTGCTTTGCTTGtgtgctttgtgtgtgtgtgtgtgtttcttacTCGTTTTCCAACAGGAATCCGTTAGCACAAGATTGGTCAATTCGACTTTTTATTTCGACCGCATTCAAGAGTCCTGGCAGGTACCCACTCTCTTTTACGGAgagggaaaaaaatattttagcgcaatcatggtgggtgaacagcgcaacaaaggcgggacaaaggcaagacaagcgcttgtcttacCTTTGTCCCGCATTTGTTgcactgttcacccaccatgaatgcttaccaactcgcccaaatttcagctttactttTAACACAAACTGCTAGTTGGAACCAGAGAGAATTGCCGACAGATGTATTGTGAGAGCTTCCGAAAGCTTCAGCCTCTGTCTGCAGGCTGAGCACGAGCGCATGCGATAAACACAGTATATTTCAAGTATATAAGGGCTTCATTCGTTGGCtgccacggtgactcagtggttgtggtgctcgactgctgacccgaatggCACAGGTTTGATGCCCGCAGCGGTAGTCGAATTTCaaaggaggcaaaattctagagaccagtgtgctgagcgatgtcagtgcatgttaactccaggtggccgaaatttccggatccttcactgcggcatcctcATAgtctgagccactttgggacgttccacccccataaaccaagctttATTCGTTGCTAAATTCGAACGAACTCTTAAATTCAAGGTTGAGAAGATCCAAACTTTTTTCGGAAGCAGGCCGATCAAGGCAACAGAAGTCTGAAAGTACCTGTGCCAGGTGCTtactataccaggtgtttcagggaaggtgatcactcgtgTTCAAAAatagagtttttgaggtaaactttttccggcatagtaatgccagcgatggcaaacgtaaaaaaacaggcgaatcatcttaactagctaagtgattaactaaattataataaactttttaactattataaATAGGCACCTAATTGCAAttacagatttgtagccggccgttaataatagccatatcagtttttagaatttcgaaaatgccattactctcgccgttgtggcacgacaaaatttggctacatcgtgctgaaatacatgcactttcgaaaagtatgcaggcaaagcaacccctccagtggtcgTAACTGTTGAAATAGCCGAATTTTGTTGTGCCACAGTGGCGAGAGTAATGACGTTTTCGAATATCTAATAACTGATAATACTGATTAACTATTACCTactggtaatagttaaaaagttaactattagaatttagttaatcgctTAGCTAGTTAaaatgattcgcctgtttttttacgtccgccaacactcatattactatgttgcaaattgcttctcgttgccacgatggctcagtggttagggcgctcggctactgttccggagtttccgggttcgaacctgaccgcggcggctgcgtgtttatggaggcaaaacgttaaggcgcccgtgtgctgtgtcagtgcacgttaacaatccccaggtggtcaaaattattccgcagcccttcactacgccacctctttcttcctttcttctttcacaccctgcTTTATCCTTTTCTTACGGAGctgctgatatatgagacagatactacgccatttcctttccccagaaaccaattattattattattacctcaaaaaccttattttaaaaaattagtgatcaccttccctgaaacacctggtatatgaaCACTGAAGCTATGCTTAAAACTCGGGAAGACTTCCCTGCTCGGAGTTAGGCGTACGTAATGAATGATTTACAGCCTTTGCAGAAAATACACAGACTGCCGGGTTTTCTAGTGAGACGCGTAGTAGGGCACTTACAGCAGCCGTGGAATTCCTGAGCTCTGGAATGGGTGAGGAGGATAGTTTCTCTCGCCCATGAGAGATATGAAAGATTTGAAGCACTAGCGGTGTCAAATGAGTCGCACTGCACTCGCCAGAAGCAAAGCTTGGTTGCCTTAATTTGTATTTTTGACGGAGATTGGCGTAGCTTTCGATTGTACATATAAGAAAATTAAGTTTTGTTTGTCTTTTGGTTCTCTTGTTTCGACAGCTGCGCTGTCGTATCAATACCCTATTTATATCTCAAGTCATTTCAAATGCAAAATCTATGTTCTTTCAGAACGGGAGTGATCAACAGCTGGCAGCATTATTTATAAGCCCACTATGTGCTACATGCGCGGACACCGCAACAGTACATGATTACAATTTAAAGACAAACATGCAAGGCGCACACGAACATTGCTCATGAATGCTGTCGGCCTCCTGCAGTTTTGGCCACTGTGGTGTTTGTGTAGCAGTTAACATATGTAGCTGTACATTCTCTATTCAAAATTAAAGAAGAAACGCCTGCTAAGTTGATGAAGGGGATCGCGGCATCGATCTCGTGCTGTCTGGGCATTCACTGCTGTTCTAAAGGTGTCTTCAAAAACTGTTTGGTTTTTTCCTCTTTGCTCCCATGATAAGCACGTCAATGTGCGGCACACGTACGCCGTCCATTTGTCGGAGTGATGCTGGCACACGCCATGTACTGTGTAAACGGAGCGCGACTGCAACATCACAAGAGGCAGTtaagtgcatcagcaaccttcAGGCGGAAAGGCTTTGCATAGACTAAATGCACCGACAGCGCGAAGGCTAGCTCTCGTGTACGTTCTCCACTATTCTAGGAAGTCTGTGTCGAAACCTTGCTCTGGCACCCAACAAGAAACGTTAAACTACTTCAGGATGACACGGAGCAGCTGTAAAATAAAGCACGACTCAAACCTATTGTGAAATCATGCAGGGTCCTTACTGGTTGTGGTTTGAAACCAAAATTAAAGCACCCATGCTAGCACTGATACAGGTTATGTATACTTTTCATTAATTCTCCTCGCCTTAGCTGAAGTAAGCTTTGGCTCTCCGGGAGGTGCGTTTAATTGCGAATGCCCCTCGAGTGTGTGCACACACAAGCTTTTGATTGTGGTTTATTTGTACCCAAACAATAGTTATTTCGTTCTCATCAGTCGTTGCACAATTTGCACTCTGGGTCTGTTCTGAAAGAAAGGAAACGTCCAATAAACCTGCAGGCGTTCAATATGCAATAGTTGATGCATCCTTCAATACACAGTTCACAAAATCGACCGACTTTCTACTGCGAACTTTCACTTTTTAGCCCTTCGACAGTCAAGATTTTTTCTCAGAAAACGTCTCCGTTGCCCATTTTTTAATTGGCAAAAATGACTAAATGTACAAAAATGACTTAATAACAAAAATGACTGAATTCAGcacaaaaatgacaaaaaagtAGGACGGATATTGCAGTCCCATTGAACGTCGTCGCGTTGGCTTCCGCAGTCTTGTGTGTTTGTAGATTCTCATCCGGAGACGAGCTGTCTTCCTCCGATTCAGATTCTATTCTTTGTAAGTACTCCGGGAAGGAAAAATCATTGTCATTACCAAAAGAGATGCTCACGGCCATGAAGCGACGTGCAACTGAACACCTAGTGCTCGAAGCTTAAACTTATTAGCATGTCCAGCGGATGATGGCAACAGTATGAATGCCGGCAATGAACCAAGCGAAGCACCAACCAACGTAAAAATTCTTGTGGACATCCACAAGAGCAGCCCACGCGTGGAGAAACTGACAATTGGTGAGCGCAAGAcagattaaattttttttttttcagtgcaataTGGTGCAACATTTCGAACGCACGATCGCCGCCGTACATGTATGGCAGTGATCGTCAAGAAGTTAAACGATGTAATGATGCAGATCATTGGGGACAGTAAACGTAACGCCGGAACGGCCTGCATGTACGGGAGAACAAAGGTCAATAAGCCATGCCGTCGCATACAAGATGGGCGAATATACATAGCTACTCCAACGAAGAATGCTTTTCATGCCAAATCAGTTTCTTGTCATGTGCCAAATTGCAGCCTATCCCCTTGCCGGAATGGTTGGAATGAGTCATTCACTCTCGTGCAGGCCTGTGTTTGAAGTTGTTTTCTCATTTGGATGAGGaaaatttttctttattattcaACATAAATCACCCACGTTAATTCATGTTAACATTAGCAGCGTTAACTCCACTGCACGCACACGTCTGTCAAGAAAGATATGATCTTGTTCCTTGTACTCAACAAACAATGCATTGTTTGCTGTGATAGTTGCAATGGATCGCAGGAACGTCGATGTGGCGATCGACATGACTGGATGAAGGATTTGCGAGACTTTGTGCGACCCTGCAAGGATTCCAAGATTCTGCTGAAGCTTAGCTGAAACGCTGATTAGCATGCTGCGGTTAAGAGGTGAAAATAAAAAGCAGCACGCTCTTCAGCGACCCCTCTGCTCTCTTCTGCGAACTACCGAGGCCGCCGTAACCATCCTGACCATGTTAATTAGCTCTCCTGGCACTTTCTCGATAGACGTGTACAGTATTATAAATACATATGACAGAATTTCACGTTTATTTAGGAAAAATGTGCGGCCCCATATTCATTGATTCGTTAAATGTGTGAAGTACagaaaacaagccttttcttctCCTGTAAACAAAAATATGTAGCTCAAAAGAATACTAATTCTGACATTGCGTGCTGTTCTTACTATAAATTACAACACAGCGCTGATCTTCATGCATGTACTTGAAATATATAtacatgaaagaagccaacagtcaccgaaactatatatatgtgtgtgcgtgcgtgcttgcgtgcgtgtgtgtgtgggggggggggggggggtgtcaaggGCAGAAAAGCCGCGACGGAGGCAGGACGAAGGCAGCGGCCAAGGAAAACAGCTGCAACAATCATCTTTCGATTTCCGGCACAGGCTCCCCGTTGTCTCCCAGGCCGACCCGTACGCTTCTCCCGAGCGACGGATGTTTTGGAGGTTGGCATCGACTGCAGACAATTCTTTGGTGCGCATCCCGCGAAGCTCCGTAATTAGACCGTGACTGCACTGGCGCTCGGCTGAGGATGTCAAGGGCAGTTCTATGCATCGACACGGGAGCAGCCGCTTAATTCGCGCAGCGCAGCATTTCCATATGGCGTCGAGGTCCCTCGTGCTAGTTTCTCTTATTGCGAACGTGTCCGTTTCAATTCGGATGACACTGGGGCTCGGCAAGGCCTTCCTGGAGCGGTTGCTAGATTTGCGAACGCGCCGGTTCGTCTTGTCAACCGCGCTAGTTCGCATGCGACGTTGTCTTGGTGTCACGCTAACTGTGTGTCAAGTTATTAAACCACATTTTCTCGACAGACTGTGCACACCAGTTTCGAAGTATCTCGGATGCTGTTCCTGATGGCTATGCTGTAGAAATTACCGCACAGGAGCGTCGTTAAAGACtccctgacccgccgcggtggctcagtggttacagagCGCTCGGcgactgatccgaagttcccgggttcgaacccgaccgcggcggctgcgtttttatggaggcaaaacgctaaggcgctcgtgtcctgtgcgatgtcagtgcacgttaaagatccccaggtggtagaaattattccggagccctccactacggcacctcttgtttcactccctcctttgtcccttcccttacagcgcggttcaggtgtccaacaatatttgagacagatactgcgccatttcctttcctccaaaaccaattattgttattattattagagtctctgaaaagggtgtttgaggtttaCTATAAAATGCTTgtattatgtagagtacagaccACCGAACGTACATGCCGCGCAACGCTTCatgtagcgctcgttacgtcagcaacGGAGGGCTATCCACGGCCGCGGCCACTGAGCCGGGTTGGTCACTCCGGCTTGTCAGGAAGCTTCGCCCACCGGGGAATTCCTGCGCTCATCAACAGCCGGCGGTGGGGTCCTTTAACCTCCCAGACAAACCGCAACTTTACTGAGAGCCCCTCTCAGAGCTGCTTTAACATCGCCAGGCTTCGCGAAGCGAAAGATGAAGCTGGAGCTCGTGTAGTTTTGTATGTTTACTCAAATTCATTAACAGCCACCGTTTTAGTGCTGCGACAGATCGCTTTGACTGGAAAGGTTAGTCAGCCGTCGTGAACTGCATCAATAAGCAGCATGCTCGCCAAGTGAGGGATATATCACTCAAACAAAAGCAACTTCTAATCGAACAGAATTAACCTCGGTCCTCTAATATAAGCATAATAAATTACACTAAAACGGCGAAGTACTATTTTGTTTAGCTAAACAGACCGAGGCAGCACtaatcttttaaaaaaaattgcgtaaTAACGCAAAGAAAATACagggaaaaagaaaacgaagagtcGTGACCAAAAGTTAACCGCTTGGAGCAGTCTTGGATGTAAAAAAAGTGTAAAAACAAACCGGTTGAAGTAATCTCCAATAGGCCGATAGGAAGACCAATGGGCAGATATAGACACGTTCAGGGCGAAGTCTCACGAAAGTCCAATCTTTCGCCGACGTTGAATATAGTCTTGCACACCACGGCATGAGCACGTGTGCTGCGGAGACACCG
Coding sequences within it:
- the LOC144093549 gene encoding uncharacterized protein LOC144093549, which produces MARYGHGRFCALAVLLLLTVFTAGVRARSTVRQDQLVGGVVDGRFWQGVLNRTLEGNVQQAFNMVFSRVSDDIANAMNRVSNFLDGVRRNVTSAIQNRPRTMPTTR